The sequence AAATCGGGATCCCTAACCCTCTTACCCGGCTTAGCGCCGGCTgggccggcgggcggcccgggggcCGCCGGCACCGAgcgccccgggcccgggggcAGCGCCCGCGGCAGACACAGCTCGGCCGCGCCCGGGACGGGGCCGCTGCCCGGGAAGCGGCGGcgagggccggggccggggcgggacCGGGGcctgggggcggggcgcggaggggccggggggcggggccggggcttgggggcggggccgggaccGGGGCCTGGGGGCGGGGCGAGGAGGGGGCGGGTCCGGGGGCGGGACCTGAGActgggggcggggccagggtctggggcgggggcggggcagGACCGGGGCCTGGGGGCGGAGCCGGGGCCTGAGCCTGGGGGGCGGTGTCTGGCCctggggggcggggcctggcctgggggcggggcgcggaggggcggggacggggcggggccggggcctggggGGCGGGACCAGGGCCTGGGGGTGGGGCCAGGGCCTGGgggcggagccggggccgggacctggggggcggggccgggacctgggggcggggccgccgccgctctgCCCCGCCGCTGCGCTGCGCTCGCTGGTTCCGGCGGCGCACGTGACCGGAAGTggagcccggcggcggcgggatggcggcggagggggacgtggagctggagctggagacGGAGCCCAAcggctccggcggcggcggcggcgatggggcgggcgggcgcgcggcCGAGAAGCCGCGGAAGCACGACAGCGGCGCGGCGGACCTGGAGCGCGTCACGGACTACGCGGAGGAGAAGGAGATCCAGAGCTCCAACCTGGAGACGgtgcggcgggcggcggcggaccggggcggggggccgggcgcTGCCTGCCCGGGGGGGCGAGCCGGGGCCTGAGCACCGCGCCTGTACGGCCGCCGCTGCGCCCGTCCCGGTGCCCGtcccggcggggcgcggcgtTGAGCCGCCCGGTGCTGCGCAGCGCGGTGACTGCGCTCGTCCTGGCAGGCCATGTCGGTGATCGGAGACCGGAGATCCCGGGAGCAGAAAGCGAAGCAGGAGAGGTAACGGCCCGCGCTCGCTCGGGGCTCTGGGGAACGGCCCGGTCCGCGCCCGTTCCCCCACCGTCCCGCCCCTCGCAACACGGcccgggcaccgggcaccggccCACGGCTTCCCTGCCTGGCGTCCCGTCCCTTTCCTGGGAGCCGGGGCGGCGCCCGGCATCCTCCCGGAGCACAGCCCTGCGAGGGGCTGCTCCCGCCCCGCTGCACAGCCGAACCAGCGGCCGGGGCGGTCACTGGCGGGGGCCTCTCGGTCACCGGTTTGTCTGTCTCTTTGCCACAGGGAGAAGGAACTGGCAAAAGTGACCAtcaagaaggaggacctggaGCTGATTGTGAGTAGGGGCGGGACGCCGGGTGGGCGGTGGCGTGTCCCAAAGCTCGGGTGCAGCCGACGTCTGGTCACCAAAACTGCACCGAATGATGAGGCTGGTGCACAGCTGCCCGTGACGCTGGGGCCGAGCGGGCGTGCGGCTGGGCAGCCCCCGctgccaaccccccccagcccggcccgcgACGCTGTTCTGCGGCCGCTGTACGGGGGTGCGGCTGTTTCCCTGCAGATGACGGAGATGGAGATCTCGCGGGCAGCCGCGGAGCGCAGCCTACGGGAGCACATGGGGAACGTGGTGGAGGCACTCATCACCCTCACCAACTGAGCGCCGGGCCCGCTGGACGGGCGCTCCCTCGCCGGACGCAGGGTTGGCTGGAGACGCGGTGTGTTACCTTACCCAATAAAGGCACCGGTGGGAGTTTGCTGTCACTGTGGTCTGCACAGCGCTGGGCACCATGGGTCCCGTGGGGCATGTGGCGGCGAGCCAGGTGCAGTGACGGCTGCTCTCCTACACCCTGCCCAGGCCAgcgcccccggggctgcgccCGCCCACCCGCCCTGGCTCGCAGGAAGGTGCAGAGTAGGACAGCCATATTCCACAGACAGCATGGCCAGAATGTGTAAGAAAATGACTGCTTTAATCAAACcgacccccccaccccaccccacatAGGTAGAAAAGCCACGCCCTGCAGAAACAGGGTGAGGAGATGGGGGTCACCACTGttccacaccaaaaaaaagggCCCAAAATGGCAATGGGGGAAGTACAAGTGATAGGGAGATGCTGTGGACCAGACGGGTATAAAAGTCCATTAATTCCTCCGAAAGCGGGTGTGCTGGAGCCGGGGGCGTTGCCGCGCTCCCCCACAGCCCTGTCAGGTGCTGCTGACACGCTGGGGGCGGCTGCTGGTGGGACGGTGGTGTGGCTGCGAGCCGGGCCAGCACGGACAGGCTGTCATCCTCCCCAGCACCCGGGCAGGGAGCCCGCCGGGTCTCCACAGTGTGGGGAGCGGGATACTGCGTCGACAGGGCAGGCGTGGTGCAGGGGCACAGAGGAAGGGCTTGTCACCACAGGAGTCCTGGCACAGCG is a genomic window of Pelecanus crispus isolate bPelCri1 chromosome 7, bPelCri1.pri, whole genome shotgun sequence containing:
- the HYPK gene encoding huntingtin-interacting protein K, whose translation is MAAEGDVELELETEPNGSGGGGGDGAGGRAAEKPRKHDSGAADLERVTDYAEEKEIQSSNLETAMSVIGDRRSREQKAKQEREKELAKVTIKKEDLELIMTEMEISRAAAERSLREHMGNVVEALITLTN